The genome window GCCCATCGTGGGACTTAGGGTTTCAGTTGTTCAGCGGgtcattctttgcattgtttgcctGATCCTGTTAGGCCCgttgctgttctttattagGGAATAGATGGTGTGGGGAAAGtttatattcttactttgtGAATGTATAATCTTGTCTCAATCAACGGGGAATCTGAATAACCAACCCAACCTGGCATGGGAATTGATTACTGGTTTCGTCCGAATCTGGAATCGGACAGACCAAGGGTTTTGCGTGGACCTCCCTACGTCCGCGTCAGAGGGTCTCAAATTTGCCGTTATTTGGTTAAATCTCTCACGagtgttaaattcaaaattagaaatgttaaaccAAAAGTGTATTCAGAATACTCTCTGGAAGGAACAATGTTTGTGGGGAATTGACTACGCACCTTCTCTGGGTGGGAAGCTGACTACATACCCTCTCCGGTAGCCTATAAGTTTCCAGTTAACACGACCTGGAGGGATATGTGGAAGGctacatgctggaagcaacagctctgcataGGAACTATGAGTGCTACCCTTGCAGCCCGAGAGGGTTGGACAGCATGTCCCCAGGAAGTGCAACTCCCTTGCATGTCTGTACTGAATTCGAAGTGGTGTCCCCGGGAGGAGGAGATCCCTTGTAATCTGGTACGTTGGTGGGACCCTCCCCCTCACGGTGAACCCCTACAACATGAATATAATGTTCCGCTATCCCCAGGTTGGTGTATTCAAATTCCTCGCAGATGGGGTAGCTATGCCCACCAGAATCGTTCTCGCTATGAATACGCTTGGTCCCTTAAGCATGCTTTACTTGATCCAGACAATATAATTGATGCGCAGGAAATAGATCCCCTACCCTATAAGAACACCCCCTTAATGACCTGTTCACGGACCATTGGTTGTGAATCGTTAACATGGGACCCTATAGAAACATGGTATGTCTCAGAATTGCGAACTTTCATTCGGGATATGTGTACTTGCTGGGGTTTTCCGGTACCAGGATTTAAACGTAGAGACCCCAGGTGTAAAGGGCCCATTACCAGTcgaaaaactgcattaaaatgtggaGTCACACTTACCCACGAAACCAAGTGGAACCTTGTGTGGAAAGGAGGAATCGGAGTAACTAAATCCTATGACCCATTAACGTGCTCCACTATGAGATATCCATCCCCTCAGGGCACCTTTTGGGCATGTTCGAATGGGAAAATGTACTCACACCTGCATGTACACGAAATGGCAGGTTTACGCTGTACCATCGGCGTTCCAACAATGTGCCCTTCTAAAGTGTTCAATTTCTCAGTGCCCCATCATAACAGAAGGCGCCGGGAAAGTGATGGACCCAAGACGCGACCTGAGTGGGCAGTGCATGGAGTTCAGGTGCCTGATTATTACACCTGGGGCATGACAACATCTCTGATGTTGGAGAATATATTTACCCCATATGTGACCCTTAAAAGGCACCAATTCgttttagaaaatctgacctGGCAAGTACACGTCCTAAGCAATTGGACCCGTTATGCTTTCGGGGAAACAAATTTACAGGTTCAACAAGTGtctaaaatggctttgcaaaacagattagctTTAGATATGTTATTGTTAAAGGAGCAAGGTGTATGTGGAATGTTAAATCTCACCGATGGAGAATGCTGTCTCACCATACACAATGCAACTACCACCATAGAAGAAGCGcgagagaagatgagagaggtAACAGAGAAAACCGGAGAACTTTTTCAAGCGATGCAGCCCAAGGATCGGTTTAACGGCTGGGATCCGAAAACTTGGCTCACCTCTCTTGCAGGCTCACTGGGACTTACAGGTTGGGGAAAATGGCTTGTAAACATTGGTCTCATGATactgtgtggatttttatttttgataatgGGCCTTGCAATAGGCAGATGTATGATCTCTCGCTTGCTATCCCCCATTACATCTATTCGTCAAGTACGGATCACAACGGTCGAAGAAGACCTTAGGGAAAGTAACTTTTGAATATTGTTATAATGTTAGGGCTGTGGGTTCCTGTTTTGCCTATTCTTGTTACTCTTACCTTGtgtttcctccttctgctgtctgtgaagtCGCCACCCTGGACAAGGATTGTATGGACAATGTTTGAGCCACGGGgtggtgtgagggactgaaagagttaatgtctgtcaatgtctcaaacattgtagagGTCTGCATAAGGAAGAGGGCCATTGGCgggaagttggctggcatggacacagggggtgtgccggagggtatgcagtcctgtgttctggcagaaccagcctggtaacccaccacatatggccagaggccacacaaagcttatctgaggagggggcttgtagctccttggaaagtccctaagaccaccaccccaatgggccgcacatgctcagtaggtgaagaaccctctggaacactaccatgtatgttgagaactgtctagaatgaacccatataagtcttcaagaggcgtgactgtggacggagatttagactataaaagacacaactgcaaagagccgggcgcgcgcccatcaccggaggattgccacgctcgtcgccgacatcgcgggatccaagggtggtgacttatctgttttctttcccccccctctttcttttctttttttccttattcctctcttttctctcttcttgtgaacgttttgctgcaacccacgctgcccactgttatgccttccgcagtttggattgttcgaataaagcgttcaaagtgatcgtttggtgtcgtttcaccttaatttagcccgggggaatcccagaacctctacggccctctggtctgtccggtccgggtcgtaacatCCTGCTCCACTTCCAGTCACTTGATGTCTTGGACTTGGGAGACTTCTATCCAACTGCTAAATTTCTGGGGCCAGCCACGGCACTTCACCAGCAGCTGTTTGCTGCTTCTAttcccttctgcagaaatgATCTTCTCAATTTTGTAGATTCTGTCCTTGTCAGCATTCACTTTTTGAAGTTCTTCAGGGTAAAATGTCCCCTTGATTGCTTTGCAACCATAGTATATTAAGCGGTGCACAGGTATCTGTCCCCTTCTCACAATTTCAGCTACTATGAAAATTCCATCTGTGAACCTCTGCTCATAACCTTTCTCAGATCTCGCTTTTGTTCTGGACACCCTGATGTGGTCTCCTTTTTTGAGCAGAGGTGcagattctttcattttaagcacACCTGCATATACAGTTTTCCAAACCCTTGCAGAGTTTGAAGGGTTCACATCCACATGCCTGGCTCTGATAGTTCTGTGGAAGGTATGGTTATAGCTTTTTATAAACTCTGATAACACATCAGTGTAGCGAAAAGTGGTGTGTGCTGTAAAATATCTCCACATCTTGGGTTTGAGTGTTCTGTTAAAACACTCTATGATGGAGGCTTTTA of Gymnogyps californianus isolate 813 unplaced genomic scaffold, ASM1813914v2 HiC_scaffold_37, whole genome shotgun sequence contains these proteins:
- the LOC127028616 gene encoding uncharacterized protein LOC127028616 codes for the protein MWKATCWKQQLCIGTMSATLAAREGWTACPQEVQLPCMSVLNSKWCPREEEIPCNLVRWWDPPPHGEPLQHEYNVPLSPGWCIQIPRRWGSYAHQNRSRYEYAWSLKHALLDPDNIIDAQEIDPLPYKNTPLMTCSRTIGCESLTWDPIETWYVSELRTFIRDMCTCWGFPVPGFKRRDPRCKGPITSRKTALKCGVTLTHETKWNLVWKGGIGVTKSYDPLTCSTMRYPSPQGTFWACSNGKMYSHLHVHEMAGLRCTIGVPTMCPSKVFNFSVPHHNRRRRESDGPKTRPEWAVHGVQVPDYYTWGMTTSLMLENIFTPYVTLKRHQFVLENLTWQVHVLSNWTRYAFGETNLQVQQVSKMALQNRLALDMLLLKEQGVCGMLNLTDGECCLTIHNATTTIEEAREKMREVTEKTGELFQAMQPKDRFNGWDPKTWLTSLAGSLGLTGWGKWLVNIGLMILCGFLFLIMGLAIGRCMISRLLSPITSIRQVRITTVEEDLRESNF